The following proteins are co-located in the Vigna angularis cultivar LongXiaoDou No.4 chromosome 2, ASM1680809v1, whole genome shotgun sequence genome:
- the LOC108327132 gene encoding receptor-like protein kinase FERONIA yields the protein MFLKCFGESSSSGRQYPTVIEELCHHFSLADIQKSTNNFDHKRLIARGWVKVYKGCLQHIDGSDYAVTVRRFNVEDIEMFKREVELLCQLHHPNCVSIVGFCNHKKEKITVHEYNRSLLYYLLDEVRETLPWKKRIEICIGAARGLHYLHAGLKRTIIHRSINSASILLDDNMHPKLSSFGLSIMGAHFKEKSKPIQTDLVGNCSLSMLL from the coding sequence ATGTTTCTGAAATGTTTTGGTGAGTCAAGTTCATCCGGAAGACAATATCCAACAGTAATAGAAGAGTTGTGTCATCATTTTTCTCTTGCTGATATTCAGAAGTCAACCAACAATTTTGATCATAAGAGACTAATTGCACGAGGATGGGTTAAAGTATACAAAGGTTGTCTCCAGCATATTGATGGTTCTGATTACGCAGTCACAGTGAGGCGATTTAATGTGGAAGACATTGAAATGTTCAAAAGAGAAGTAGAGTTACTGTGTCAGCTTCATCATCCAAATTGTGTGTCTATTGTAGGATTTTGCAACCACAAAAAAGAGAAGATCACTGTGCACGAATACAATAGATCTCTACTTTACTACCTCCTAGATGAGGTTAGGGAAACACTGCCATGGAAAAAAAGGATAGAGATTTGCATAGGAGCAGCGCGTGGACTACACTACCTTCATGCCGGACTCAAGCGCACCATCATTCACCGCAGCATCAATTCTGCCAGCATTCTTTTGGATGACAACATGCACCCAAAACTCTCAAGTTTCGGCCTTAGCATAATGGGAGCACATTTCAAAGAAAAGTCAAAACCAATACAAACGGATCTTGTAGGTAATTGTTCTTTAAGTATGTTATTGTAG